One segment of Bacillus alkalisoli DNA contains the following:
- a CDS encoding TraR/DksA C4-type zinc finger protein, translating to MLSNEQLNKLKATLESERQSLEERLGDNDHFQLEREHPYNSVGELSAYDNHPGDLGTELYEREKDLSLNEHTEKELHDVNYALQAMTNGTYGKCEVCGTDIDPDRIEAIPTTTYCKEHSPNKEVSHNRPIEEGVLMPPFGKFELDDEHESVAFDSEDTWQTLQKYGTSESPSDFVEEVGRYENAYIENEENEGYVEDYENFVGTDMYGKEITVYPNKQHEEYEQSLDEEGLMTSFGDLPSGEKESYTEE from the coding sequence ATGCTTTCTAATGAGCAATTAAATAAATTAAAAGCCACACTAGAATCAGAAAGGCAATCATTAGAGGAACGTCTTGGTGATAACGACCATTTTCAATTAGAGCGAGAGCATCCTTATAATTCAGTAGGAGAATTATCTGCATATGATAACCACCCAGGTGATTTAGGAACAGAACTATATGAACGTGAAAAGGACCTCTCCTTAAATGAACATACAGAGAAAGAATTGCACGATGTAAATTATGCACTTCAAGCAATGACTAATGGTACTTATGGGAAATGTGAGGTTTGTGGCACTGACATTGATCCAGATCGTATAGAGGCAATACCAACAACAACTTACTGTAAAGAACATAGTCCCAATAAGGAAGTTTCTCATAACAGACCTATTGAAGAAGGGGTATTAATGCCTCCATTCGGAAAATTTGAATTAGATGATGAACACGAATCCGTTGCATTTGACTCAGAGGACACATGGCAAACTTTACAAAAGTATGGTACTTCTGAAAGTCCGTCTGATTTTGTAGAAGAAGTGGGCCGATATGAAAATGCCTACATCGAAAATGAAGAAAATGAAGGATATGTAGAAGATTATGAAAATTTTGTAGGAACAGATATGTACGGTAAAGAGATAACCGTTTATCCTAACAAACAACACGAGGAGTATGAACAATCCTTAGATGAAGAAGGTTTGATGACTTCGTTCGGTGATTTGCCAAGCGGGGAGAAAGAATCGTATACAGAGGAATAA
- a CDS encoding 1,4-dihydroxy-2-naphthoate polyprenyltransferase, with protein MQPQTAQTNTSTHIVTSTRPPFKVWWNLMRPHTLTAAFVPVSIGTVLALYEAPLHWPLFFAMLFASLLIQAATNMFNEYYDYKRGLDNENSVGIGGAIVRDGVSPTTVLRLAFIFLGIATILGIYICMSTSWWLAVIGTVCMAAGYFYTGGPIPIAYTPFGEVVAGFFMGLVIIAIAFFIQTGTVSTLSILVSIPASILVGAILLANNIRDLDGDKENGRKTIAILVGRQNAIHLLAAMFIVSYGLIVYFAFAGYTSFWTFLIFLSIGKPITAVKEFKRNNSNVKMMPAMIATAKTNTIFGFLLIIGLVIGFFM; from the coding sequence ATGCAACCTCAAACTGCACAAACGAATACTTCAACACATATAGTAACGAGTACAAGACCCCCGTTTAAAGTATGGTGGAATTTAATGAGACCACATACATTAACAGCTGCATTTGTTCCTGTTTCTATTGGTACAGTTTTAGCTTTATATGAAGCACCACTTCATTGGCCGTTATTTTTTGCAATGCTTTTTGCGAGTCTTTTAATTCAAGCTGCTACAAATATGTTTAATGAATACTACGACTATAAGCGCGGTCTAGATAATGAAAACTCCGTTGGAATTGGAGGGGCGATTGTAAGAGATGGTGTATCTCCTACTACCGTACTACGACTAGCCTTTATCTTTTTAGGCATCGCCACAATCTTAGGTATTTATATTTGTATGAGTACTAGCTGGTGGCTAGCTGTTATCGGTACTGTATGTATGGCTGCAGGTTATTTTTACACTGGAGGTCCAATACCGATTGCCTATACTCCATTTGGTGAAGTTGTTGCAGGTTTTTTCATGGGACTTGTCATTATCGCTATAGCATTTTTCATTCAAACTGGCACTGTTTCAACGTTAAGCATACTAGTTTCTATTCCAGCTTCCATATTAGTTGGAGCAATCTTACTAGCTAACAACATTCGTGATCTAGATGGTGATAAAGAAAATGGCCGTAAAACAATTGCGATTCTTGTTGGACGACAAAATGCCATCCACTTATTAGCAGCAATGTTTATCGTTTCATATGGACTTATTGTTTACTTTGCATTTGCTGGTTACACATCTTTCTGGACATTTTTAATTTTCTTGTCTATCGGTAAACCCATTACAGCAGTAAAAGAGTTTAAGCGAAACAATAGCAACGTAAAAATGATGCCCGCGATGATTGCAACAGCAAAAACGAATACAATATTTGGATTCTTATTAATCATCGGTTTAGTAATTGGATTTTTCATGTAA
- a CDS encoding isochorismate synthase: MVIIQANEWIQLLKQVDKNKDKPVLISFTKKIKNVDPLQFFRESESHFYNERFFWTNPERSTYIIGAGVTKEFQSSGKENRYKEIEDSWKRFLQDGIINDTCTTPLLFGGFSFDPIKKKTNLWNSFSDSIFVLPTFMLTIKEDQCFITINILNDISKDDIDLLKRIEEKLLSTSMTKELEVLPSLVSYEELEPEMWKESIRDVTRRISNQEMEKVVLARELRVGYSHKIPLSKVTENLLEEQQNSYVFAFARNGDCFIGATPEQLVKKNEEDIISMCLAGSTKRGQTLQEDEQLGKELLTDEKNLHEHHLVVKMIRDSLQSVCAKVETDDSPSLRKLKHIQHLYTPVKATGDGNTSLLQLVERLHPTPALGGYPTEIAIKTIREVELLDRGWYASPIGFVDSNNNGEFAVAIRSGLIQEKEASLFAGCGIVGDSDPDSEYEETKVKFKPMLSALGGINLNERNN; this comes from the coding sequence TTGGTTATTATTCAAGCAAACGAATGGATACAACTATTAAAGCAGGTTGATAAAAATAAGGACAAGCCTGTATTAATTAGTTTTACAAAAAAAATAAAAAATGTAGATCCCCTGCAATTTTTTCGAGAAAGTGAATCACATTTTTACAATGAGCGTTTTTTTTGGACAAATCCAGAGCGGTCTACATACATTATTGGAGCGGGAGTTACGAAAGAATTTCAATCGAGCGGAAAAGAAAATCGTTATAAAGAGATAGAAGATAGTTGGAAAAGATTCCTCCAAGATGGGATCATAAATGATACTTGTACTACTCCTTTGTTGTTTGGTGGTTTTTCTTTTGACCCAATAAAAAAGAAAACAAACCTTTGGAATAGTTTTTCAGATTCCATTTTTGTGTTACCGACTTTTATGTTGACCATAAAAGAAGATCAGTGCTTTATAACAATAAATATCCTTAATGACATTTCTAAAGACGATATTGATTTACTCAAACGTATAGAAGAGAAGCTGCTATCTACTAGCATGACAAAAGAATTGGAAGTGCTTCCAAGTTTGGTAAGTTACGAAGAATTGGAGCCGGAAATGTGGAAAGAGTCCATTCGTGATGTTACAAGAAGAATAAGTAATCAAGAAATGGAAAAAGTTGTACTAGCACGTGAGCTTAGAGTAGGTTACTCACATAAAATTCCTTTATCAAAAGTCACGGAAAATCTTCTAGAAGAACAGCAAAATAGTTATGTTTTTGCTTTTGCAAGAAATGGAGATTGCTTTATTGGAGCAACGCCGGAACAACTTGTGAAAAAAAACGAGGAAGATATAATTTCCATGTGCTTGGCCGGATCAACGAAACGAGGTCAAACATTACAAGAAGACGAACAACTAGGAAAAGAACTCTTAACGGATGAAAAAAATCTACATGAGCACCATTTAGTTGTAAAAATGATTAGGGATTCATTGCAATCAGTATGTGCAAAAGTTGAAACGGACGATAGTCCCTCTTTACGTAAGCTAAAACACATTCAACATTTATATACACCTGTGAAAGCAACCGGTGATGGAAATACATCTCTACTTCAATTAGTAGAAAGGTTACACCCAACGCCTGCTTTAGGTGGCTATCCTACTGAAATCGCTATTAAAACAATTAGAGAAGTAGAGTTATTAGATAGAGGTTGGTATGCTAGTCCAATTGGATTTGTTGACAGTAATAATAATGGTGAATTCGCAGTAGCGATTCGATCTGGCTTAATTCAAGAAAAGGAAGCATCTCTTTTTGCAGGTTGTGGAATAGTAGGAGATTCGGATCCAGATAGTGAGTACGAAGAAACGAAAGTGAAATTCAAACCGATGCTATCGGCTTTAGGAGGCATCAATTTAAATGAGAGAAACAATTGA
- the menD gene encoding 2-succinyl-5-enolpyruvyl-6-hydroxy-3-cyclohexene-1-carboxylic-acid synthase: protein MRETIDLTYYVGAFVDELVKSGVEEAVISPGSRSTPLAIMMAEHAKLKVTVLIDERSASFYALGLAKTAKKPVAILCTSGTAATNYYPAIVEAHYSRLPLIVITADRPHELRDVGAPQAIDQIKMYGNYVKWFAEMSLPSSEKKHIQYVRTVAARATGTALSSPVGPVHLNFPFRDPLVPDLQLPDLWTHENELEISIMETKIGSYTISDQEARKFATMFSTKQKGLIVCGEMNSSRDYRNEVVQLSKNLNFPILADPLSQLRSGLHETDAIIETYDALFKNEEVVRSLKPEVIIRFGAMPVSKFLTQYIQKANCVQIVVDGDGGWRDPTLEATHMVHCDERTFCNSVLQLLEEKANNRDWLHQFQRINTQAKKVLSRHLDDVSLFEGKVITELQTLLPQNAALFVGNSMPIRDVDTFFYCDNKNITILANRGANGIDGIISTALAASNAFDQLVLVIGDLSFYHDMNGLLASKLLDLNITIVLVNNNGGGIFSFLPQSKVEQHFETLFGTPLHMDFAHAVKLYNGSYDKVETWSQFRDSVIRSFTQNGLKVIEIPTSRVENEQLHRKMWKNVSQEITCHE, encoded by the coding sequence ATGAGAGAAACAATTGATTTAACCTATTACGTTGGGGCTTTTGTAGACGAGTTAGTAAAAAGTGGTGTAGAAGAAGCCGTTATTAGCCCTGGATCTCGCTCTACACCCTTAGCAATCATGATGGCTGAACATGCCAAACTAAAGGTTACGGTTTTAATTGATGAACGGTCAGCATCTTTTTACGCACTAGGATTAGCGAAAACAGCGAAGAAACCGGTTGCCATTTTATGCACATCTGGAACTGCAGCAACGAATTATTATCCAGCGATTGTGGAAGCACACTATTCAAGATTACCGCTAATTGTTATTACAGCAGATCGCCCTCATGAATTACGAGATGTAGGGGCACCACAAGCGATCGATCAAATTAAGATGTATGGAAACTATGTAAAATGGTTTGCGGAAATGTCTCTTCCTTCGAGTGAAAAAAAACATATTCAATATGTGAGAACAGTGGCTGCTAGAGCAACGGGAACTGCACTTTCATCTCCTGTAGGGCCAGTTCATTTGAACTTCCCATTCCGAGATCCACTTGTTCCTGATTTACAGTTACCAGACTTATGGACGCATGAAAATGAATTAGAGATATCCATTATGGAAACGAAAATCGGAAGTTACACGATCAGTGACCAAGAGGCTAGAAAGTTTGCTACTATGTTTTCTACAAAACAAAAAGGACTTATTGTTTGTGGAGAAATGAATAGTAGCAGAGATTATAGAAATGAAGTTGTTCAGTTGTCAAAGAATTTGAATTTCCCAATATTAGCAGACCCACTTTCCCAGTTACGTAGTGGACTACATGAAACAGATGCCATTATTGAAACATATGACGCATTATTTAAAAATGAAGAAGTGGTCAGGAGCTTAAAACCGGAAGTAATCATTCGTTTTGGTGCAATGCCTGTTTCAAAATTTTTAACTCAATACATACAAAAAGCGAACTGTGTTCAGATTGTGGTGGATGGTGACGGCGGTTGGCGCGACCCAACGTTAGAAGCTACTCATATGGTACACTGTGATGAGAGAACTTTCTGCAACAGTGTTCTACAACTTCTGGAGGAAAAGGCTAATAATAGAGATTGGTTGCATCAGTTCCAAAGAATTAATACGCAAGCAAAGAAAGTTCTTTCTCGTCATTTAGATGATGTTTCGTTATTTGAGGGTAAGGTCATTACAGAATTACAAACTCTTCTACCTCAAAATGCTGCTCTTTTTGTCGGGAATAGTATGCCAATAAGAGATGTTGATACTTTTTTCTACTGTGATAACAAGAATATAACGATTCTTGCCAATCGAGGTGCGAACGGAATTGACGGCATTATTTCTACAGCACTGGCTGCAAGTAATGCTTTTGATCAACTTGTATTAGTGATTGGTGACTTGTCTTTTTATCATGATATGAACGGTTTACTTGCATCAAAATTATTGGACTTAAATATTACAATCGTTTTAGTAAATAATAACGGTGGTGGAATTTTCTCTTTCCTACCTCAGTCTAAAGTAGAACAGCATTTCGAAACTCTATTTGGCACCCCTTTACATATGGATTTTGCACACGCTGTCAAATTATATAATGGCTCATACGACAAAGTCGAAACATGGAGTCAATTCCGTGATTCAGTCATTCGATCTTTTACGCAAAATGGACTTAAAGTAATTGAAATTCCGACAAGTCGTGTAGAAAATGAACAGCTTCACCGGAAAATGTGGAAAAATGTTTCCCAGGAAATTACTTGTCATGAATGA
- the menH gene encoding 2-succinyl-6-hydroxy-2,4-cyclohexadiene-1-carboxylate synthase, whose amino-acid sequence MNERNMMSINAVQYHVNVIGNGPNVVVFLHGFTGRGANWVDILPYIQNKESYTFVFPDVLGHGLSEKPMEASRYSMENTIEDLYEIIKNITEKKIHVIGYSMGGRIALSFALKYPFIVKGLLLESASPGLQTESERHMRQLADEKLAIKIEGEGLERFIEFWTNIPLFETQKKLTSEEQRKILQQRLDNDAAGLANSLRGIGTGSQPSYWGVLKSLHLPVTLVAGKDDKKFIEIAKSMNSLFPMSTFIEINRAGHAIHVEQSEKFGKIVSEFLSEEQ is encoded by the coding sequence ATGAATGAAAGAAATATGATGTCTATTAATGCGGTACAATACCATGTAAATGTCATTGGAAATGGTCCAAATGTTGTCGTTTTTTTACATGGATTTACTGGTCGTGGTGCAAACTGGGTGGATATATTACCATACATTCAGAATAAAGAGTCGTACACTTTTGTGTTTCCTGATGTTCTTGGTCATGGATTAAGTGAAAAGCCAATGGAAGCTAGTCGCTATTCTATGGAAAATACGATAGAAGATCTTTATGAAATAATAAAGAACATTACGGAGAAAAAGATTCATGTAATTGGTTATTCTATGGGGGGAAGGATCGCTCTTTCTTTTGCACTAAAGTATCCTTTTATCGTAAAAGGATTACTACTAGAAAGTGCCTCTCCAGGCTTACAAACAGAAAGTGAACGTCATATGCGTCAACTAGCCGATGAGAAACTAGCTATAAAAATAGAGGGGGAAGGGCTAGAGAGATTTATTGAATTCTGGACTAACATCCCGTTATTTGAGACTCAAAAGAAACTGACTAGTGAGGAACAAAGGAAAATCTTACAACAAAGATTAGATAATGATGCTGCAGGTTTGGCAAATAGCTTAAGAGGTATAGGAACAGGCAGTCAACCTTCCTATTGGGGAGTATTAAAATCACTACATTTACCTGTAACACTCGTAGCAGGTAAGGATGATAAAAAGTTTATAGAAATAGCCAAAAGCATGAATTCATTGTTTCCGATGTCAACTTTTATCGAAATAAATCGTGCTGGTCATGCAATTCATGTGGAACAATCCGAAAAATTTGGTAAAATAGTAAGTGAGTTTTTGTCAGAAGAACAATAA
- the menB gene encoding 1,4-dihydroxy-2-naphthoyl-CoA synthase: MTREWVTEREYEDILYQTYNGIAKISINRPEVHNAFRPKTVMELIDAFSRARENANVGVIILSGEGGKAFCSGGDQKVRGHGGYVGDDEVPRLNVLDLQRLIRVTPKPVVAMVAGWAIGGGHVLHVVCDLTIAADNAMFGQTGPKVGSFDAGYGSGYLARIVGHKKAREIWYLCRQYNAQEALDMGLVNTVVPLDQLEDETVKWCEEMLEKSPTALRFLKAAFNADTDGLAGIQQFAGDATLLYYTTDEAKEGRDAFKEKRTPDFGQFPRFP; this comes from the coding sequence ATGACTAGAGAATGGGTAACAGAACGTGAATATGAAGATATTCTTTATCAAACATATAATGGTATTGCGAAAATCTCCATTAACAGACCTGAAGTACATAATGCATTTCGTCCTAAAACAGTAATGGAGTTAATTGATGCATTTTCTCGTGCTCGTGAAAACGCTAACGTTGGAGTAATTATTTTATCTGGTGAAGGTGGAAAAGCTTTCTGTTCAGGTGGAGACCAAAAAGTGCGTGGACATGGTGGGTATGTTGGAGATGATGAGGTTCCACGTTTAAACGTGTTGGACTTACAACGTTTAATCCGCGTTACACCTAAACCAGTCGTAGCAATGGTAGCTGGTTGGGCTATTGGTGGCGGACATGTTTTACATGTTGTGTGTGATTTAACAATTGCAGCTGATAATGCAATGTTTGGCCAAACAGGTCCTAAAGTTGGTAGCTTTGATGCTGGATATGGTTCTGGCTATTTAGCGCGTATTGTAGGCCATAAAAAGGCTCGTGAAATTTGGTACTTATGCCGTCAATACAATGCTCAAGAAGCATTAGATATGGGATTAGTAAACACAGTTGTGCCGTTAGATCAATTAGAAGATGAAACAGTTAAATGGTGTGAAGAAATGTTGGAGAAGAGTCCAACAGCACTTCGTTTCTTAAAAGCTGCATTTAATGCAGACACTGATGGATTAGCTGGAATTCAACAGTTTGCTGGAGATGCAACTTTACTTTACTATACAACGGATGAGGCGAAAGAAGGACGCGACGCATTCAAAGAAAAGCGTACGCCAGACTTTGGTCAATTCCCTCGTTTCCCTTAA
- a CDS encoding o-succinylbenzoate--CoA ligase gives MDVSIPNFLRKRAELSPNKIAIETDSEKITFLKLLRKSENLARKMASLSIKKGDIVSVFMSNSIAQVEVIFALKHIGCITVLHNTRLTPAELHYQIKDAGSKIAFSDEEKLELFSHIKLNETSVMTIQTLKIAKEDSTICLQKEFCMSETDTIMYTSGTTGNPKGVKQTYGNHYWSASSSALNLGLYEEDCWLAAVPLFHISGLSIIMRGVIYGMRVVLHTKFEPKKVNKAIRENHVTIVSVVSSMLVGLLDDLGEREYPNSLRCLLVGGGPVPISLLEKCREKKIPVVQTYGMTETCSQIVTLSSDDAIKKVGSAGKPLFPCQMKIMKDGKELGANMDGEIVVKGPNVSPGYWKFENSILQNGWFHTGDIGYIDEDGYLFVLDRRSDLIISGGENIYPAEIENVLVSHEGITEAGVTGLRDEKWGHVPVGFVVLQKGAVLTENDILHFVSGRMAKYKVPKRIVFIKELPKNATNKLLRRKLIELLPGKE, from the coding sequence ATGGACGTCTCGATTCCTAACTTTTTGCGTAAACGCGCAGAATTATCACCAAATAAAATTGCGATAGAAACGGACTCAGAAAAAATAACTTTCCTAAAACTACTACGAAAATCAGAAAACCTAGCTAGGAAAATGGCTTCCCTTTCTATAAAAAAAGGTGATATAGTATCTGTGTTCATGTCGAACAGTATAGCACAAGTAGAAGTGATTTTTGCATTAAAACATATAGGTTGCATCACCGTTTTACATAATACTCGATTAACTCCTGCTGAACTTCACTATCAGATAAAAGATGCTGGTTCAAAGATCGCTTTCTCAGATGAAGAAAAATTGGAGCTGTTTAGCCATATCAAGCTAAATGAAACAAGTGTAATGACAATACAAACGTTAAAAATAGCCAAAGAAGATTCTACTATTTGTCTACAAAAAGAATTTTGTATGTCTGAAACCGATACGATTATGTACACATCTGGAACGACTGGAAATCCAAAAGGGGTGAAACAAACGTACGGTAACCATTATTGGAGTGCAAGTAGCTCTGCACTTAATCTTGGATTGTACGAGGAAGATTGTTGGTTAGCTGCTGTTCCATTGTTTCACATTAGTGGTTTATCCATTATTATGCGTGGTGTTATATATGGAATGCGTGTTGTTTTACATACAAAATTCGAACCAAAAAAGGTAAATAAAGCAATAAGAGAAAATCATGTTACCATTGTTTCAGTAGTTAGCTCAATGTTAGTCGGTCTTTTAGATGATCTAGGTGAAAGGGAATACCCTAATAGTTTACGTTGCTTGCTAGTTGGCGGTGGACCAGTACCAATCTCCTTATTGGAGAAATGTAGAGAAAAAAAGATTCCAGTTGTACAAACATATGGAATGACTGAAACGTGTTCGCAGATTGTAACATTATCATCAGATGATGCAATCAAGAAAGTGGGCTCAGCGGGTAAGCCGTTATTTCCGTGTCAAATGAAAATAATGAAAGATGGAAAAGAGCTTGGAGCAAATATGGATGGAGAAATTGTTGTAAAGGGACCAAATGTTTCACCAGGATATTGGAAATTTGAAAATTCCATATTACAAAATGGTTGGTTTCATACTGGTGATATTGGTTACATAGATGAAGATGGATATTTATTTGTATTAGATAGAAGAAGTGACCTAATCATATCAGGTGGAGAAAATATTTATCCAGCCGAAATTGAGAATGTATTAGTTAGCCATGAAGGAATTACGGAAGCTGGAGTGACAGGATTACGCGATGAAAAATGGGGTCACGTGCCAGTAGGTTTTGTTGTTTTACAGAAAGGTGCAGTTTTGACGGAAAACGACATTCTTCACTTTGTTAGCGGGCGTATGGCGAAATATAAAGTGCCAAAGCGAATTGTGTTTATCAAAGAACTACCTAAAAATGCGACAAATAAATTGCTTAGACGAAAATTAATCGAATTATTGCCAGGGAAAGAATAG
- the menC gene encoding o-succinylbenzoate synthase: MSVKIKKITMYQTTMKLRSPFITHLETVSDRESILLKVEDSDGVVGWGEVVAFSSPWYTEETIETAWHMLKDFFIPGVSDVRWTNPTDVNKCLKKWRGNNMAKAGVETAIWDLFAKKADKALATYIGGVRDNVEAGVVVSSGNPSEIVKMIDKRLDEGYRRVKVKIDPTTDISVLQQIRDLYPDLLLMVDANSAYSLNDIDHLKKLDKFGLMMIEQPLGIDDIVEHAELQKEICTPVCLDESINSLEDAKNAIKLRSCKVINIKIGRVGGLAEAIAIHNLCLENDIPVWCGGMLETGISRAFNIALSTLPNFTIPGDLSASSRYWEKDVIVPEVRVVKGKINVPTSSGIGFEVDEEFIQQICKRSLTFQ, from the coding sequence ATGTCGGTAAAAATAAAAAAAATAACGATGTACCAAACGACAATGAAGCTTCGTTCCCCTTTTATTACACACCTAGAGACTGTTTCTGATAGAGAAAGCATTTTACTAAAAGTAGAGGATAGCGATGGCGTTGTTGGTTGGGGCGAGGTGGTTGCCTTTTCGTCACCATGGTATACAGAAGAAACAATCGAAACAGCTTGGCACATGTTAAAAGATTTTTTTATACCAGGAGTTTCAGATGTAAGATGGACTAATCCTACCGATGTAAATAAATGCTTAAAGAAATGGCGTGGCAACAATATGGCAAAGGCTGGAGTTGAGACGGCAATATGGGACTTGTTTGCAAAAAAGGCTGACAAAGCTCTAGCAACCTATATAGGTGGAGTAAGAGACAATGTGGAAGCAGGGGTTGTTGTTAGTAGTGGTAATCCTTCAGAAATTGTCAAGATGATAGACAAACGATTGGATGAAGGTTATAGAAGAGTGAAGGTTAAAATTGATCCAACTACAGACATTTCTGTTTTACAACAAATAAGAGACTTATATCCTGATTTGTTATTGATGGTAGATGCTAATTCAGCTTATTCTTTAAACGACATAGATCATTTGAAAAAGCTAGACAAATTCGGTCTAATGATGATAGAACAACCTCTAGGAATTGATGACATTGTAGAACATGCAGAACTACAAAAAGAGATATGCACACCTGTGTGTCTGGATGAGTCCATTAATTCTTTGGAAGATGCAAAAAACGCCATTAAGTTGAGAAGTTGTAAAGTTATCAATATAAAGATAGGTCGAGTAGGTGGATTGGCTGAAGCAATTGCTATACATAATCTTTGTTTAGAAAATGATATTCCTGTTTGGTGTGGCGGAATGTTAGAAACGGGGATTTCAAGAGCTTTTAATATTGCTTTATCGACTTTGCCCAATTTCACGATTCCAGGTGACTTATCAGCTTCATCAAGATATTGGGAAAAAGATGTCATTGTTCCAGAAGTAAGAGTTGTTAAAGGTAAGATTAACGTTCCAACCAGCAGCGGTATCGGATTTGAAGTAGATGAAGAATTTATACAGCAAATATGTAAACGAAGCCTAACGTTTCAATAA
- a CDS encoding metal ABC transporter solute-binding protein, Zn/Mn family — MKSLFKLFVIGLFVSVLGACSSDSTSNEETGTILVTTTIAQIADVVENIGGEKVTVESLMGPGIDPHLYRASQGDIRKLNDADIIFYNGLRLEGRMGEVLGQMSKDKPVIAVAETIPTNLLLEDEEEEGEPDPHIWFDISLWIYAVDAVTTSLIELDKENASFYENNASQYKAELEKLHDFAIEQIATIPKESRVLVTAHDAFQYFGKAYDIEVMGLQGLSTDSEYGLRDVQELIDVITSRNIKAVFVESSISDDSITAVVEGAKRRGHDVVIGGELYSDAMGEAGTKEGTYKGMFEHNIKTIVDSLK; from the coding sequence ATGAAATCTTTGTTTAAATTATTCGTTATTGGATTATTTGTATCAGTTTTAGGTGCGTGTTCTTCCGATTCAACATCGAATGAGGAAACTGGAACAATTCTGGTTACAACAACAATTGCACAAATTGCAGATGTTGTGGAGAATATTGGCGGGGAAAAAGTAACGGTGGAATCTTTAATGGGCCCAGGTATTGACCCTCATTTATACAGAGCCTCTCAAGGTGATATTCGTAAGTTGAATGATGCAGATATTATTTTTTACAACGGTTTGCGGTTAGAAGGTAGAATGGGTGAAGTGCTAGGTCAAATGTCCAAAGACAAACCAGTAATTGCTGTAGCAGAAACGATTCCTACCAACCTTCTTTTAGAGGATGAAGAAGAAGAAGGCGAACCAGATCCGCACATATGGTTTGATATTTCGCTGTGGATTTATGCTGTCGATGCCGTAACAACTTCCTTGATCGAACTAGATAAAGAGAATGCAAGTTTCTATGAAAATAATGCAAGTCAATACAAAGCTGAGTTAGAGAAGTTACATGACTTTGCAATTGAACAAATCGCTACTATCCCTAAAGAGAGTCGAGTACTAGTTACTGCACATGATGCATTTCAGTACTTCGGAAAAGCATATGATATAGAAGTGATGGGGCTACAAGGATTAAGCACTGATTCGGAATACGGATTACGTGACGTACAAGAACTTATTGATGTTATTACTTCCAGAAACATTAAAGCTGTTTTTGTAGAAAGTAGTATATCCGATGATTCCATAACAGCTGTAGTGGAAGGTGCGAAAAGAAGAGGCCATGATGTGGTTATCGGGGGAGAGCTATACTCTGATGCAATGGGTGAAGCAGGAACAAAAGAAGGAACTTATAAGGGTATGTTTGAACACAATATAAAAACTATCGTTGATTCTCTAAAATAG